A part of Drosophila ananassae strain 14024-0371.13 chromosome 2R, ASM1763931v2, whole genome shotgun sequence genomic DNA contains:
- the LOC6506209 gene encoding ankyrin repeat domain-containing protein 11 isoform X2 produces the protein MENWFRHCFKIKKLSYSSRTNLKKNECKKGDVESDESNLNEKQETLDTKDKSSAEESSSDGKNSDSAHQGTSAAKRCYSDIEEDFEESGEDVKKKKRKDSEHGKDLKGASLKLSSRVEKGSKLSTNKGSPSANKITASSVEKEQAEINKNADIENEGSDDYKSNDSLYNGGLKVPPLKIVIPQQNCSIDTEGNVLRTGKVTASRNAALPYVVSSNSDSIDTVITSQSVSPHESPQKSNIVCATVLDDKNIKLFNDEKNLRVLRSSHRNVERSSNNSSPQMQSNSPSPASSNHANDATDVKLSYSNMTSSPIPQGHQFDQESITNVPSPSTSSTSSSKEINPSSNVDLHPRKRKIRPKNTDDSSKNSNANNIDAAVNSEESHPHDHPFTNGFQMFLNIRRQIEKKWKSLYPVKPRPPQGYNDYLLTKKSYLLSRNSQNPAVDIPSTVPQAMTRIYQDQEKARRDLIQAHTVEREKLCLNVEQEIIRVHSKAARSISGQSAPYSVCTYLKDDEVYNLITPEQDEKEKSARCRFNGRLLLSWLQDVDDKWEKIKESMVLRHHNEAESLHAVQVMDWNICAKRNRLCDNPIEVNLEHVPIVSVGDDFDTLPT, from the exons ATGGAAAACTGGTTTCGGCAttgctttaaaattaaaaaattaagct ATTCGTCCCGAACCAATTTAAAGAAGAATGAGTGCAAGAAGGGAGATGTTGAAAGCGACGAAAGCAACCTGAACGAAAAGCAAGAGACCCTGGATACTAAGGACAAGTCCTCCGCGGAGGAAAGCAGCAGTGATGGCAAGAACTCGGACTCAGCTCACCAGGGCACATCGGCGGCGAAGCGCTGCTACTCGGACATAGAGGAGGACTTCGAGGAGTCGGGTGAGGACgttaagaaaaagaagcgAAAGGACTCGGAACATGGAAAGGACTTGAAGGGGGCCTCGCTGAAGCTCTCCTCCCGAGTGGAGAAAGGCTCCAAGCTATCGACCAATAAGGGGTCACCGTCCGCCAACAAAATCACCGCCTCAAGTGTCGAGAAGGAGCAGGCTGAGATTAACAAAAATGCGGACATTGAAAACGAAGGCAGTGACGACTACAAGAGCAACGATAGCTTGTACAATGGTGGCCTCAAG GTTCCCCCGCTTAAGATAGTCATACCCCAACAGAATTGCTCCATCGACACCGAGGGAAATGTGCTGAGGACAGGCAAGGTAACTGCATCGCGGAATGCAGCTCTCCCGTATGTGGTCAGCTCGAACAGCGACTCCATCGACACCGTAATCACCAGTCAGTCGGTCAGCCCCCATGAAAGTCCGCAGAAGAGCAACATCGTGTGCGCCACTGTGCTGGACGACAAGAACATAAAGCTCTTCAATGACGAGAAGAATTTGAGGGTCCTGCGAAGCTCTCATCGAAATGTAGAGCGCAGCTCCAACAATTCTTCTCCGCAGATGCAAAGCAACTCCCCCTCACCGGCATCGTCGAATCATGCCAACGATGCGACGGACGTAAAGCTGTCCTACAGCAACATGACCTCCAGTCCCATTCCACAGGGTCACCAGTTTGACCAGGAGTCAATCACCAATGTCCCCAGCCCTTCCACATCATCGACGTCCTCCTCGAAGGAGATAAACCCCTCCTCGAACGTTGACCTCCATCCCCGAAAGCGAAAAATAAGGCCGAAAAACACTGACGACAGTTCGAAGAACTCCAATGCGAATAACATAGATGCGGCTGTGAATTCCGAGGAATCTCATCCCCACGATCATCCCTTCACCAATGGTTTCCAGATGTTCTTGAACATCCGCCGACAAATCGAAAAGAAGTGGAAGAGCTTGTACCCGGTGAAGCCGAGACCTCCCCAGGGCTACAACGATTATTTATTGACGAAAAAGTCGTATCTGCTCAGCCGAAACTCACAGAACCCAGCCGTGGATATTCCCAGCACAGTGCCTCAGGCAATGACCAGAATTTACCAGGACCAGGAGAAGGCAAGACGAGACTTAATCCAAGCCCACACCGTGGAGCGAGAGAAGCTCTGTCTGAATGTGGAGCAGGAGATAATACGGGTCCATTCAAAGGCGGCCAGAAGTATATCTGGCCAATCGGCGCCTTACTCCGTGTGTACATACTTGAAGGACGACGAGGTCTACAACTTGATAACTCCCGAGCAGGACGAGAAGGAGAAGAGTGCCCGCTGCCGATTCAATGGACGATTGCTGCTCAGTTGGCTGCAGGATGTTGATGACAAATGGGAGAAAATCAAG GAATCTATGGTGTTGCGACATCATAACGAAGCCGAAAGTCTGCACGCCGTTCAAGTTATGGACTGGAATATATGCGCAAAGCGAAACCGACTGTGTGACAACCCAATAGAAGTCAATCTGGAGCACGTGCCCATAGTTTCTGTTGGAGATGACTTTGACACACTGCCCACATAA
- the LOC6493736 gene encoding hsp70 nucleotide exchange factor FES1: MSDSNTPRGALSLQNVLKYTVQHHDKNGTEPKENETPDVEKSKFLEEALTAMTTDASKELKAALIVLEDGESSLDEKKDSFEVIRSHIDDLDNANSLVKLGGNKAVLRCIKDEADSELRISAIETVAEMAQNNIFCQNALINDKFLPELVKNLSNNNENIVRSSIYAISSLIRNFEPGYKEFKRVKGIKALVPCLKSSNTNLYIKAAFLIASLTSKDKSVREDFVKAEVFPVLLDNLKPVKEFDVKQETTLFALSSLSLETDLKLSTEKRKEALATLEQIISKNKQSQDCEDMVSYARSIVDNLNGR, translated from the exons ATGTCTGATTCTAACACACCCAGAGGAGCCCTAAGCTTACAA AATGTGCTGAAATACACCGTTCAACATCATGACAAAAACGGCACAGAACCCAAGGAAAATGAAACGCCAGATGTTGAG AAAAGCAAGTTCTTAGAAGAAGCACTGACTGCCATGACCACAGATGCCTCAAAGGAACTGAAGGCCGCCCTAATTGTTTTGGAAGACGGTGAATCCAGTTTGGATGAGAAAAAGGACAGCTTTGAAGTGATAAGGAGCCACATTGATGACCTCGACAATGCCAACTCGCTGGTCAAGCTTGGCGGCAACAAAGCCGTACTTCGATGTATAAAGGATGAGGCGGATAGTGAATTGAGAATATCGGCCATCGAGACGGTGGCTGAAATGGctcaaaataatatattttgccAAAACGCCCTCATAAACGATAAATTTCTGCCGGAACTTGTAAAGAATTTGAGTAACAACAATGAGAACATAGTACGGAGCTCCATTTACGCGATATCATCACTCATTCGAAACTTTGAACCGGGCTATAAGGAGTTTAAACGGGTTAAGGGTATCAAAGCATTGGTGCCTTGTCTGAAGTCCTCGAACACGAATCTTTACATAAAGGCGGCATTTCTAATAGCATCCCTGACGTCTAAGGACAAGTCTGTGCGAG AGGACTTTGTCAAGGCAGAAGTGTTTCCAGTGCTCTTGGACAATCTGAAGCCGGTAAAGGAGTTTGATGTTAAGCAAGAGACCACTCTTTTTGCACTTTCCTCCCTTTCGTTGGAAACGGATCTGAAATTATCTACGGAGAAGCGCAAGGAAGCTCTGGCTACTCTTGAACAGATTATTTCTAAAAACAAACAGTCTCAAGATTGTGAA GATATGGTTAGCTACGCAAGGAGTATTGTAGACAACCTTAATGGACGATAA
- the LOC6506209 gene encoding ankyrin repeat domain-containing protein 12 isoform X3, with product MQSNSPSPASSNHANDATDVKLSYSNMTSSPIPQGHQFDQESITNVPSPSTSSTSSSKEINPSSNVDLHPRKRKIRPKNTDDSSKNSNANNIDAAVNSEESHPHDHPFTNGFQMFLNIRRQIEKKWKSLYPVKPRPPQGYNDYLLTKKSYLLSRNSQNPAVDIPSTVPQAMTRIYQDQEKARRDLIQAHTVEREKLCLNVEQEIIRVHSKAARSISGQSAPYSVCTYLKDDEVYNLITPEQDEKEKSARCRFNGRLLLSWLQDVDDKWEKIKESMVLRHHNEAESLHAVQVMDWNICAKRNRLCDNPIEVNLEHVPIVSVGDDFDTLPT from the exons ATGCAAAGCAACTCCCCCTCACCGGCATCGTCGAATCATGCCAACGATGCGACGGACGTAAAGCTGTCCTACAGCAACATGACCTCCAGTCCCATTCCACAGGGTCACCAGTTTGACCAGGAGTCAATCACCAATGTCCCCAGCCCTTCCACATCATCGACGTCCTCCTCGAAGGAGATAAACCCCTCCTCGAACGTTGACCTCCATCCCCGAAAGCGAAAAATAAGGCCGAAAAACACTGACGACAGTTCGAAGAACTCCAATGCGAATAACATAGATGCGGCTGTGAATTCCGAGGAATCTCATCCCCACGATCATCCCTTCACCAATGGTTTCCAGATGTTCTTGAACATCCGCCGACAAATCGAAAAGAAGTGGAAGAGCTTGTACCCGGTGAAGCCGAGACCTCCCCAGGGCTACAACGATTATTTATTGACGAAAAAGTCGTATCTGCTCAGCCGAAACTCACAGAACCCAGCCGTGGATATTCCCAGCACAGTGCCTCAGGCAATGACCAGAATTTACCAGGACCAGGAGAAGGCAAGACGAGACTTAATCCAAGCCCACACCGTGGAGCGAGAGAAGCTCTGTCTGAATGTGGAGCAGGAGATAATACGGGTCCATTCAAAGGCGGCCAGAAGTATATCTGGCCAATCGGCGCCTTACTCCGTGTGTACATACTTGAAGGACGACGAGGTCTACAACTTGATAACTCCCGAGCAGGACGAGAAGGAGAAGAGTGCCCGCTGCCGATTCAATGGACGATTGCTGCTCAGTTGGCTGCAGGATGTTGATGACAAATGGGAGAAAATCAAG GAATCTATGGTGTTGCGACATCATAACGAAGCCGAAAGTCTGCACGCCGTTCAAGTTATGGACTGGAATATATGCGCAAAGCGAAACCGACTGTGTGACAACCCAATAGAAGTCAATCTGGAGCACGTGCCCATAGTTTCTGTTGGAGATGACTTTGACACACTGCCCACATAA
- the LOC6506209 gene encoding ankyrin repeat domain-containing protein 11 isoform X1, giving the protein MPPPRPKGIAFNSGVTQARSTPANTPMSERQQMALLIQMTATSSTDSSRTNLKKNECKKGDVESDESNLNEKQETLDTKDKSSAEESSSDGKNSDSAHQGTSAAKRCYSDIEEDFEESGEDVKKKKRKDSEHGKDLKGASLKLSSRVEKGSKLSTNKGSPSANKITASSVEKEQAEINKNADIENEGSDDYKSNDSLYNGGLKVPPLKIVIPQQNCSIDTEGNVLRTGKVTASRNAALPYVVSSNSDSIDTVITSQSVSPHESPQKSNIVCATVLDDKNIKLFNDEKNLRVLRSSHRNVERSSNNSSPQMQSNSPSPASSNHANDATDVKLSYSNMTSSPIPQGHQFDQESITNVPSPSTSSTSSSKEINPSSNVDLHPRKRKIRPKNTDDSSKNSNANNIDAAVNSEESHPHDHPFTNGFQMFLNIRRQIEKKWKSLYPVKPRPPQGYNDYLLTKKSYLLSRNSQNPAVDIPSTVPQAMTRIYQDQEKARRDLIQAHTVEREKLCLNVEQEIIRVHSKAARSISGQSAPYSVCTYLKDDEVYNLITPEQDEKEKSARCRFNGRLLLSWLQDVDDKWEKIKESMVLRHHNEAESLHAVQVMDWNICAKRNRLCDNPIEVNLEHVPIVSVGDDFDTLPT; this is encoded by the exons ATGCCACCCCCAAGACCGAAGGGGATAGCGTTTAATTCAGGAGTTACCCAGGCCAGATCGACCCCAGCAAATACCCCCATGTCGGAAAGGCAGCAGATGGCTCTGCTTATCCAAATGACGGCCACCTCCTCGACAG ATTCGTCCCGAACCAATTTAAAGAAGAATGAGTGCAAGAAGGGAGATGTTGAAAGCGACGAAAGCAACCTGAACGAAAAGCAAGAGACCCTGGATACTAAGGACAAGTCCTCCGCGGAGGAAAGCAGCAGTGATGGCAAGAACTCGGACTCAGCTCACCAGGGCACATCGGCGGCGAAGCGCTGCTACTCGGACATAGAGGAGGACTTCGAGGAGTCGGGTGAGGACgttaagaaaaagaagcgAAAGGACTCGGAACATGGAAAGGACTTGAAGGGGGCCTCGCTGAAGCTCTCCTCCCGAGTGGAGAAAGGCTCCAAGCTATCGACCAATAAGGGGTCACCGTCCGCCAACAAAATCACCGCCTCAAGTGTCGAGAAGGAGCAGGCTGAGATTAACAAAAATGCGGACATTGAAAACGAAGGCAGTGACGACTACAAGAGCAACGATAGCTTGTACAATGGTGGCCTCAAG GTTCCCCCGCTTAAGATAGTCATACCCCAACAGAATTGCTCCATCGACACCGAGGGAAATGTGCTGAGGACAGGCAAGGTAACTGCATCGCGGAATGCAGCTCTCCCGTATGTGGTCAGCTCGAACAGCGACTCCATCGACACCGTAATCACCAGTCAGTCGGTCAGCCCCCATGAAAGTCCGCAGAAGAGCAACATCGTGTGCGCCACTGTGCTGGACGACAAGAACATAAAGCTCTTCAATGACGAGAAGAATTTGAGGGTCCTGCGAAGCTCTCATCGAAATGTAGAGCGCAGCTCCAACAATTCTTCTCCGCAGATGCAAAGCAACTCCCCCTCACCGGCATCGTCGAATCATGCCAACGATGCGACGGACGTAAAGCTGTCCTACAGCAACATGACCTCCAGTCCCATTCCACAGGGTCACCAGTTTGACCAGGAGTCAATCACCAATGTCCCCAGCCCTTCCACATCATCGACGTCCTCCTCGAAGGAGATAAACCCCTCCTCGAACGTTGACCTCCATCCCCGAAAGCGAAAAATAAGGCCGAAAAACACTGACGACAGTTCGAAGAACTCCAATGCGAATAACATAGATGCGGCTGTGAATTCCGAGGAATCTCATCCCCACGATCATCCCTTCACCAATGGTTTCCAGATGTTCTTGAACATCCGCCGACAAATCGAAAAGAAGTGGAAGAGCTTGTACCCGGTGAAGCCGAGACCTCCCCAGGGCTACAACGATTATTTATTGACGAAAAAGTCGTATCTGCTCAGCCGAAACTCACAGAACCCAGCCGTGGATATTCCCAGCACAGTGCCTCAGGCAATGACCAGAATTTACCAGGACCAGGAGAAGGCAAGACGAGACTTAATCCAAGCCCACACCGTGGAGCGAGAGAAGCTCTGTCTGAATGTGGAGCAGGAGATAATACGGGTCCATTCAAAGGCGGCCAGAAGTATATCTGGCCAATCGGCGCCTTACTCCGTGTGTACATACTTGAAGGACGACGAGGTCTACAACTTGATAACTCCCGAGCAGGACGAGAAGGAGAAGAGTGCCCGCTGCCGATTCAATGGACGATTGCTGCTCAGTTGGCTGCAGGATGTTGATGACAAATGGGAGAAAATCAAG GAATCTATGGTGTTGCGACATCATAACGAAGCCGAAAGTCTGCACGCCGTTCAAGTTATGGACTGGAATATATGCGCAAAGCGAAACCGACTGTGTGACAACCCAATAGAAGTCAATCTGGAGCACGTGCCCATAGTTTCTGTTGGAGATGACTTTGACACACTGCCCACATAA